The DNA segment GCCAATAGCGGATATTTTTGTCTGTTCTCGCGACTATTGATGCCTCAAACGGTATAATAACATGAATAGGATGTATTCTATTTGTGTGAATCCGGCAGTCCCCAAGCTATCACTTATACGATGATCTACAGTAGATACAAGTAGTTTCGGTTGGACCTACGATCAATGCCAGACATAAACAGGCATGAAACGCGCTTGAGCGCTCGTCCCGGGAATGTCGCTCACGCCACAACCGACGTATCCGACGCCACCGTAGCTGATACCGCCCGCTGCGCCGTTTCGATCGGACCCGACCACTCGATGAGTCGAACGTCCGCACGAACGGACAGCCGGCACCACGAGACACGGGATTCGCGCGACCCGGGCCAGAGAGCGGTGGGGTACTGATGGTCGGGACGCTCACGCTGGCAGCGCTGGCGGCGACTCCGATCGCGGCGGCCTTCGCGCTGCTTGTGGTGTTCCGGTGGTCGGCAGCACGGGCGATGGGCGTCGGCTGGATCATCGTGACGGTTCTCGGGCTTGCGTACTGGCAGATGGACCCGTCGTGGTGGCTCGCGTCCGCGGTCTACGGCGGACTGTCGGCCATCGACATCATCCTGATCGTCTTCGGGGCGATCCTGCTGATGAACTACCTGGACATCAGCGGTGCGATCTCGACGATCCGGTGGCACTTCAGCGGCATCGCGACCGACAGGCGGATCCAGTTGCTGTTGATCGGGCTCGGGTTCATCACGATCATCGAGGGCGTGGCCGGTTTCGGGACGCCGGGAGCGCTGGCCGCACCGCTGTTGATCGGGCTGGGGTTCCCGCCGCTGGGCGCGGCCGTGTTCGCGCTGTTTTTCAACGCCCCGAACCCGCAGTTCGGTGCCGCGGGGACGCCGATCCTCGGCGGCGTCAACGCGGTCATCGGCGAAGGGAAGCTCGCGGAAGCGACCGAACCGATCACGCAGGCCGAGTTTCAGGCCCTGGTCTCGGGGTACTCGGGCGTCGTCACCGGTCTGACCTTCTCGTTTTGGGGCGTGCTGGGGATCTTCCTGCTCGTGTACTGGTTCGGAGACGAACACGAGCGGTCGCTGCGGGGCGCGGCCCGCGCGACCGCGCCGGTTGCGCCGTTCGCGGTCGTGCTCGGTGTCGTTGCCGGACTGACCCAGTGGTCGATCGCGTGGTTTGTCGGTACCGAACTCCCGTCGATCGTCGCTGGCTTCGTCGTCTTCGGGCTCGGGCTCGCCATGGCCGATCGGGGGATATTCGTTCCTGACGAGCCCTGGACGTTCCCCGAGCGCGAGAGCTGGTCGGACGAGTGGCTCGGCGGGCTGAGTCTCGACAGTATCTCCGGCGACGAACCGAAAAAGGAGATGCCCGTGCTCCTGGCCTGGACGCCGTACCTGCTCGTCGGCGTGATCCTGCTGATCACCCGCTGGCCGACGCTCGATCTCGTTGCTACCCTGCAAGAGTTTACGGTCGGCATCCCGGCCGTGCTCGGGTACAGCGATCTCTCGTGGAACCTGCAGTATCTCTACCTGCCCGGAACGATGCCGTTCATCCCGGTCGCGATTCTGACGGGCTTTCTCTACCGGATGGACAGCTCGGACACGGTCGAGGCCTGGCGCGAATCGGTCCGGCAGATCGCCCCGGCCGCGGTGACACTGGTAATCGTCGTCTCGCTGACCCAGATCCTGATCCAGTCGGGTGCCGACCCCGCCAGTGCCCGTTTCGACGCGGGGATGATGGACGCGCTCTCGCAAGCCGTCGCGTTCGGTGCTGGAGCGGCACTGCCGGCGGTCGCTCCCTGGATCGGTGCGCTCGGCGGCTTCGTCACGGGATCGAACACCGTCTCGGACATCCTGTTCGCCGCGCTCCAGTACGACGCGGCCGAGCAAGTCGGCGTTTCCCGGTCGATCGTCGTCGCGCTCCAGAACGTCGGCGGCGGCATCGGGAACATGATCTCCGTCCAGAACATTGCTGCCATCTCCGGCGTGGTCGGGATGACCGGCCGCGAGGGCGATATCCTACGCAAGACGGTTGTCCCGACGATCCTCTTCGCGCTGTTCGCCGGCGCAGTCGGGATGGTGCTAGTGTATGTCGTCGCGCCCGGGGCGTTCTAACTCGAACAGACAACCGCATCCAACACAATGTCACAGAAAACACATTCCGACGGCGTCACGGATCCGGCAGTCGATCCCCGCGCCGATTACGATTACCAGAGTACAGCAGTCGACCAGGAACGTCTCGTCGCGGACCTCCGGGCGCGCGTCAACGGCGACGTCCGGTTTGACACCTATAGCCGACAGCTGTTCGCGACGGACGCGAGCGCCTACGAGCAACTGCCGATCGGTGTCGTCTCGCCGACGTCGACGGGAGACGTCGTCACAGTGATGGAGTACTGTGCCGAGGAGGGGATTCCCGTGCTCCCGCGCGGCGGCGGGACGAGTCTCGCCGGCCAGGCGGTCAACGAGGCCGTCGTCCTGGATTTCAAACACTACATGGACGAGTTGCTCGAGATCGATCCCGATGCGGCGACGGCGCGTGCCCAGCCAGGTGTCACGATCGCCCATCTCGACCAGGCGCTCGAACCGCACGACCTCAAGTTCGCCCCCGATCCTGCGTGGGGCGAAAAGAGCGTTCTCGGCGGTGCGATCGGCAACAACACGACCGGTGCACACTCGCTGAAGTACGGCAAGACCGACGCCTACATCGAGGAATGTGAGGTCGTGCTCGCCGACGGCACCAGGACGACGCTCGGCTGGGTCGACGTCGACTCGCTGTCTGACCGTGCGCGGGCGGCCGAAGAAGACGGCTCCCCGATCGAGGCCCGGCTGTACGCCGAGGTCGATCGGATCCTCACCGAGGACGCCGAGGAAATCGAGCAACGGTACCCCGACCTGAAGCGAAACGTCTCGGGGTACAATCTCGACATGCTGATAGAAAACGCTCGCGAGCGAGGCGAGGTCAACCTCGCACGGTTGCTGGCCGGCAGCGAGGGGACGCTCGCGATCGTCACCGAGGCGACCGTCTCGCTGGAACCGATTCCGAACGAGACGGCGGTTGTACTGTTGACCTACGACGGCGTGATCCCCGCAATGCGCGACGTCGCTCCGATTCTCGAAC comes from the Halapricum desulfuricans genome and includes:
- a CDS encoding L-lactate permease: MVGTLTLAALAATPIAAAFALLVVFRWSAARAMGVGWIIVTVLGLAYWQMDPSWWLASAVYGGLSAIDIILIVFGAILLMNYLDISGAISTIRWHFSGIATDRRIQLLLIGLGFITIIEGVAGFGTPGALAAPLLIGLGFPPLGAAVFALFFNAPNPQFGAAGTPILGGVNAVIGEGKLAEATEPITQAEFQALVSGYSGVVTGLTFSFWGVLGIFLLVYWFGDEHERSLRGAARATAPVAPFAVVLGVVAGLTQWSIAWFVGTELPSIVAGFVVFGLGLAMADRGIFVPDEPWTFPERESWSDEWLGGLSLDSISGDEPKKEMPVLLAWTPYLLVGVILLITRWPTLDLVATLQEFTVGIPAVLGYSDLSWNLQYLYLPGTMPFIPVAILTGFLYRMDSSDTVEAWRESVRQIAPAAVTLVIVVSLTQILIQSGADPASARFDAGMMDALSQAVAFGAGAALPAVAPWIGALGGFVTGSNTVSDILFAALQYDAAEQVGVSRSIVVALQNVGGGIGNMISVQNIAAISGVVGMTGREGDILRKTVVPTILFALFAGAVGMVLVYVVAPGAF